DNA sequence from the Saccopteryx leptura isolate mSacLep1 chromosome 4, mSacLep1_pri_phased_curated, whole genome shotgun sequence genome:
catgcacaagCGCACACACATCATGGCACGTATCAGAAGCGATCAgtgaactaaagtgccgcaactacgagttgatgcttcttatctctctcccttcctctgtgtgtatgttgtgtgtgtatgtttctctctctagcttaaaagaaaaaaaaaaagaattgaaaaagcaATGAAAATCAAGTAGTTTTTAATCACGAAAAAATTAGATAGTTGCCAAATATGAactagcatatttttaaaatatgaactatcttatttttaaaatatgaacattattttataatatagcagataaaaacatttgaagagaatgatcaaaaagtaaaaacaaaaatgactctagaaactttttatatttaagtatagAGGACAAGAAATGCTATTCCAAAAATCACATTTACATAGAAGGGAggcaaaagtagaaataaaatatgctaTGCATGTAAAGCTTTACTTTGGGAAGAAGAAGAGCAGCTAGCCACAAATAGAAAGATAAAAGGTCAGATACCCTGTGATTTGACTGTCACCAAAAGTCTTAAGTCTATATTATCCATTCCTTgaaatattttatgaacttgaaCAAAATTTTTCTCTTAGTGTATCCacttataaagaacaaaaagcagccctggccagttgctcagtgggtagagcattggcctggcttgcaacgtcccggttcgatccccagtcagggcacacataagaagcaaccatctgctcctctctcttcccctcctgcagccaatggctcgacTGGTCTGAATGTCTGtcagccatagctcagttgggtaccaaccctagatgggggttgccaggtggctcttggttggggcgcatgacagagtctatctcccctcttctcacttaaaaaaaaaaagaacaaaaagctttttaattctataccataataaatgaatatttaaaattattttggggtTTAGAATTACTACAACAACCTTATATAtggcagaaaaagaaactgtcatAGCAACACTGGATGTCACAAAATAGTCTGGGCTAAGAAGAAGACAATGTCATGCACTAACAAGCAAACTAGCTATATAAAATGAGCTATAAAATAGAATGACCAAATAGAAAAGAGTCACACTGTCAGATGCTGGAAAAAAAACATCAATGAATTTCTTAATTAGGAAAAGCTAACAGGTTCTTACTGTTACacttttaaaacatctttaggccctggccgcttggctcagtggtagagcgtcggcctggcgtgcaggagtcccggttcgattcccggccagggcacacaggagaagcgcccatctgcttctccactcctccccctctccttcctctctgcctctcccttcccctccagcagccgaggctccactggagcaaagatggccagggcgctgaggatggctctgtggcctctgcctcaggcatgacgccccagctgggcagagcatcgccccctggtgggcatgccgggtagatcctggtcgaaagcatgcaggagtctgactgcctccccgtttccaacttcagggggggaaaaaaaaatctttaaataacacCCATTTGGCAAATTACAAAATATCTCTAAAATGTCTATAATCCAATTTTCCAAAACATAGAATGATGGAACACTAAATACTGTACTGTACTAAACTTCGGGGGGGCGGGTCTCCTTAAAGTCCACCCATATCATCAGTAAAAACCTATAAGGTCCAGGCCAGGTGTACAAAATTTTCTTAAGTGACACTAGAGGCAAAGGAATAGTGACTGGGTAATATAATCCATCTAATAATCAGGTTAATAATCAGAATAGGGATACTTTTCCTCTTCCAGGATTCTCAATAAGATAAAACCAGGAGTAAAAAGATGTAAACTCAACAAGCAAGAAGTGACACTTATGTGACCACAAATTAAAGttaccattttattttgtgtgactTCGAATTAAGGTTTCTACTGCATATATCCAAGGAAAATTAAACAACTTCAACCAACATTTGGAAACTTTCACGTGCTAAGCAGCTGCGCTTATTAAAAAACCTAGggcacttttaaatttatttaaaacagtgTATTAATTTAGGCGCAGATAATGAATTTCCGATGCCCGTTTCTCAGCCTTCCGAAGCTGTGTTTGATAAGGTAGACTCCAAGAAGGAACAAAGTTCTAGTGGGAAATGGTATCCTCATACAGCTTTGGAGCCAGTGACGCACAAGGAGCTTGGAAAATATCCCGTCGTTTAAATTCTTCAGAGCAGTTAGGTAGAAAGGTGATCGTCCACGTGCACTATTCTTTTCcaggtgtgtttatttttaactttgataTCAGACCCTCAACCTGAGCCTAAATGTAGGGACAGGGAGGCGGGGGCGCTGGTGGTATCTGGGCACAAaacaagtttgaaaaataaaaacacaaccttttttttaattattattgcagCGTACTCAGTGCCCTCACCTCCTCCACACCTCTGCCATCAGTCCACATAGCTCTTCGCCGCCGCCAGGAGTCTCCatgacaaccccccccccccccggggcgagCCCCCTCCCCGGGCGAGCGCCCCCACCCACGCCGTCTCCCCGGCCCGGGGAGCAGCACTTGCCTGGCAGGTGACAACCCCACCTGCCCGGGGCTCCCACTCGGCCGCTCCCGGAGGCGGGCCGGAAACCCTGCCGACGCGCGGGGCCGCTGCTCGGTCGGGGACGTGGAGCCGCGTTACTGTCGGACCCCGGAACGAGTGGCGCGGGGCGCGCGAACCCACAAGGGGAGCGGCGGCCCCGAGCCCCGGTCCAGGCGCCGAGAGGCGCAGGGGCGGCGCAGCTCCGCGCTGGAACTCGTGTTTCCACCCACGGCGCCGCGGCGGCAGGAGGTGCCGGGGACCGCGCTCACCTTGAAGGGGTTGTTGAGATCCGGGTCGGCAAACGGGTTACTGTCGAAATCCGACATTTCGCCGCGCTCGGCGTCACCCACCGGACCTGGCGCAGAGAAGACGACGAGGCGAGGCCGCCGCCCCCCGCGCGCTCACGTCGCCGCCGCCAAGCAGATCCGGGTACAACGCGCCGGGCCCGGGGCTGGCCGCGCACTGAGCATGCCCGGTGCGCGGGCTCCAGGCCGGCGGGGCCGCTCCGCTCGCCGTCCCGTTCCTGAAGGCCGGAATCGCGCGCTCCGGGCTTTGGCTCCGACTGAACAGGAGGTAAGGGCGGAGGGAGCAGGGCCTGATCGGTCCTATGGTCTTATGGCCAGACTGAGATCCCGCCTCCTAGCCTGACCAGCAACACGTTTAGGTGGACTCGAATGTTCTGTAGTACATTTAAAATCGGCTCCTGTGGCTGACTGTGATTTGAGGAAGAGATGGTATTttgtgggcaaaaaaaaaaaaaaaaaatgcccactgAGACCACTGCCCGGGGACGGAAAGGCAGCTCGGGACGCAGGGGACACACCTGGGAGGGAGTGGCTATTTAACCGCGTTCCCCGCGCACAGGCGTGGGGAGCCGGGGGGCCCGCGGCCGTCTTTAGAGGCGGCGCCCTCTGGGGCCGGCCCCAGCTGATGAACTCTGCACCCCTTTGACCCCACCTTCCGGTCCCTCCGACTCCAGGTTGCTGCCAAATCACGGGTACAGCCTCAGAGCTCTCGGTCCAGATTGGCTCCGCAGAGGTTTGGGAAACAAGGTTTAGTACCAGAGTCCAGCCCCTGTTCTATCCTCTGAAATCTGCAAAATGGCTACTTCTCCGgaaatgagggggggggggggctcaagtcGAGAAATAAGTTAATACTAGTAGACAACAAAAATGCCGTTTTTAATTTCAAGCATTTGGGCACAAAATATATacacctctgattttttttttcctgttcactCTTGTAAggccagtgttgggcagataaaatgtattatgctcactttgttaaagataaaacgaggaggcagtcgcccaggtgatattaatgtgtgttggggtgggttaggggcaagcagaatccttgtagccttggttttgggattaagcctgtcccaccctttttggtgtgaggtggtacaatcctatcatgcctcagagaagtgactttgtattagagacttccctgttatgtatattggattaagggtttggatttctacactataaaatggggacggaacaaGAGTTTgcgcccttggttcctgaggttagcatgagagagcggagagagtagagccagcagctaaaggaggccacgtggaggaggccaggagaagcagccaagatggcggagtgctgagtgagacgccagtttgtgcagagtttgtatctgggataaggaaggagatggggaactgaggagaagaaggctggtgagctagaaacctttgattctaggaaactcggataagtcagtggctttgtgggcactgagtgtgactgggttttggagcccagtgtgtgtttttacttgcccgccgggtgcaaggtaggattaaaggcta
Encoded proteins:
- the LOC136404245 gene encoding uncharacterized protein, translated to MVSSYSFGASDAQGAWKISRRLNSSEQLGRKVIVHVHYSFPGDNPTCPGLPLGRSRRRAGNPADARGRCSVGDVEPRYCRTPERVARGARTHKGSGGPEPRSRRREAQGRRSSALELVFPPTAPRRQEVPGTALTLKGLLRSGSANGLLSKSDISPRSASPTGPGAEKTTRRGRRPPRAHVAAAKQIRVQRAGPGAGRALSMPGARAPGRRGRSARRPVPEGRNRALRALAPTEQESPAEPILFLFTSIFSIPRHSHSGPGITSCTGSWHIGKTARLPDQAVVQWIEHQTGMRRTQFQDP